Genomic segment of Myxococcus stipitatus:
CACCCTGGCCCGTCGGTCCGGCGCTCTCCAACGCGGGCTAGGTGACACCTTCACGCGGCTGTCGTCTTGTCGATAACACGCACGCTCCGGAGGAGGACATTGCCCTCCAGTCCCGGAGAGGGCGCACACGGTGGGTGGCGAGGCCTTTCTTCCGTGCACCCACCCAGGCCCCGTGCCATTTAGCGCGCCAGCGTCACATCCAAGGACAAGGGGACACCATGAACGTGTTGGTCACGGGAGCCTCGGCGGGGTTTGGCAAGGCCATCGCGCGGCGGTTCATCCAAGAAGGCGCGAAGGTCATCGCCACCGGGCGTCGGCTGGAGCTGCTGGAGGCGTTGCGCGCGGAGCTGGGCGAACGGCTGTTGCCGGTGAAGCTGGACGTGACGGAGCGCGACGGCGTGAGGCAGGTGCTGGGCGCGCTCCCGGCGGAGTTCGCGGAGGTGGATGTCCTGGTCAACAACGCGGGGCTGGCGCTGGGGCTGGAGACGGCGCAGGCGGCGCGGGTCGAGGACTGGGACGTGATGGTCGACACGAACGTGAAGGGGCTCCTGTACTGCACCCACGCCGTGCTGCCGGGCATGGTGGCGCGCAACCGGGGGCACATCGTCAACATGGGCTCGGTGGCGGCGGACTTCCCGTATCCGGGGGGCAACGTGTACGGGGCCACCAAGGCCTTCGTGCAGCAGTTCAGCCTCAACCTGCGCGCGGACCTGCTGGGCACGGCGGTGCGCGTGACGGACATCGAGCCGGGGCTCGTGGGCGGAACGGAGTTCTCCAACGTCCGCTTCCGGGGCGACGACACGCGGGCCGCGTCCGTCTACGCCAACACCCAGCCGCTGACGCCCGAGGACATCGCGGACGCGGTGCACTGGGTGACGTCGCGGCCCGCGCACGTGAACATCAACGTCATGTCGCTGATGCCGGTGGCCCAGGCCTTCGGGCCGCTCGCGGTGAAGCGGCAGCCCTGAACGGCTTGGCGGAATTCCAATCCGTTGTCGGGAATGTGCGGGGACTGGAGCGACTGGATAAATTCCCGGGCATCAACAGCGGGTGGCCCGAACGGGCCCTGCTTCCCAACTTCGGCCCCCCGGGCCGCGATTCCTCGAAAGAACCCCCATGAAGCTCGCATCCGTGTTTCCCGCTCCCCCGTCCACCACCGCCAGCGTGGGGCTCCTCGTGCTTCGAGTC
This window contains:
- a CDS encoding SDR family NAD(P)-dependent oxidoreductase, whose translation is MNVLVTGASAGFGKAIARRFIQEGAKVIATGRRLELLEALRAELGERLLPVKLDVTERDGVRQVLGALPAEFAEVDVLVNNAGLALGLETAQAARVEDWDVMVDTNVKGLLYCTHAVLPGMVARNRGHIVNMGSVAADFPYPGGNVYGATKAFVQQFSLNLRADLLGTAVRVTDIEPGLVGGTEFSNVRFRGDDTRAASVYANTQPLTPEDIADAVHWVTSRPAHVNINVMSLMPVAQAFGPLAVKRQP